The following are from one region of the Candidatus Acidulodesulfobacterium ferriphilum genome:
- a CDS encoding CoB--CoM heterodisulfide reductase iron-sulfur subunit A family protein has translation MNNENSVLIIGGGHSGVSAALEITESVDKEVYIVEKRPYIGGRVLQMYKYFPKLCPPFCGFEINTKRIKSSTEGNIKFFISSVVEEINKDKDGTGYKVKIRQKPQYINDNCTICGECAKACPEDRPNDFNYDMDTTKAIYLPAISTFPLKYTVDENYCKFSSCKKCEEVCKYNAINLNAQENIIELKVSDIIFATGWKPYAVEKLENLGFGKFKNVITNVMMERLAADNGPTNGKILRPSDNKEVTNVAFIQCAGSRNENHLPYCSAICCMASLKQALYLREKNSASTPTIFYIDLRTPGRYENFLNKATCDKNIKFNKGVVGKISEDHMTGDLLLDVEDILSGKKIKFKAEMVVLAAGMYPNIKDDLNGIKIDGGIKIDIDENGFIFNENFEGGIFSAGVAKFPLDVYMSGQSATSAALSVIQHNVKL, from the coding sequence ATAAATAATGAAAATTCTGTTCTTATAATTGGCGGCGGGCATAGCGGTGTTTCTGCCGCGCTTGAAATTACCGAATCTGTCGATAAAGAAGTGTATATAGTAGAAAAAAGACCGTATATAGGCGGAAGAGTTCTGCAAATGTACAAGTATTTTCCTAAACTGTGCCCTCCATTTTGCGGATTTGAAATAAATACTAAGCGAATAAAATCCTCGACCGAAGGTAATATAAAGTTTTTTATTTCGTCCGTCGTAGAAGAAATAAATAAAGATAAAGACGGAACGGGATATAAAGTTAAAATCCGCCAAAAACCGCAATATATAAACGATAACTGCACTATTTGCGGGGAATGCGCCAAAGCCTGTCCTGAGGATAGACCTAATGATTTCAACTACGATATGGACACGACCAAAGCAATATATCTGCCTGCCATATCCACATTTCCCCTTAAATATACGGTGGATGAAAATTACTGCAAGTTTTCATCCTGTAAAAAATGCGAAGAAGTTTGTAAATATAATGCAATTAACCTTAATGCTCAGGAAAATATAATAGAATTAAAAGTTTCGGATATTATTTTTGCGACTGGCTGGAAGCCGTATGCCGTAGAAAAATTAGAAAACTTAGGATTCGGAAAATTTAAAAACGTAATTACCAATGTAATGATGGAAAGGCTTGCAGCGGATAACGGTCCTACAAACGGCAAAATATTAAGGCCTTCGGATAACAAAGAAGTAACCAACGTTGCATTTATTCAGTGCGCAGGTTCGAGAAACGAAAACCATCTTCCTTATTGCTCAGCGATATGCTGTATGGCATCCTTAAAGCAGGCTCTTTATTTAAGGGAAAAAAATTCTGCATCTACCCCGACTATTTTTTATATAGATTTAAGAACCCCCGGAAGATACGAAAATTTCCTCAATAAAGCTACTTGCGATAAAAATATTAAATTTAACAAAGGCGTCGTAGGAAAAATATCTGAAGACCATATGACGGGAGACCTTTTGCTGGATGTCGAAGATATACTTTCAGGCAAAAAAATTAAATTTAAAGCGGAAATGGTTGTTCTTGCGGCCGGCATGTATCCTAATATTAAAGACGACTTAAACGGAATTAAAATAGACGGCGGTATAAAAATAGATATAGACGAAAACGGCTTTATATTCAATGAAAACTTCGAGGGCGGCATTTTCTCAGCAGGAGTAGCAAAGTTTCCTTTAGATGTGTACATGTCAGGTCAATCTGCGACCTCCGCAGCTCTTTCCGTAATTCAACATAATGTAAAATTATAA
- the aprB gene encoding adenylyl-sulfate reductase subunit beta, with translation MPSFVIAEKCDGCKGRDKTACQYICPNDLMVLNKDIMKAYNQEPDQCWECYSCVKICPQSAIEVRAYQDFAPMGSSVIPMRASDSIMWTVKFRNGKIKRFKFPIRTTPEGGIDPYHGIPEENKGDLKSELLCDEHGKTLAVPQK, from the coding sequence ATGCCAAGTTTTGTAATTGCAGAAAAATGTGATGGTTGCAAAGGGAGAGATAAGACTGCCTGCCAGTACATCTGTCCCAACGATCTTATGGTTCTTAACAAAGACATTATGAAGGCTTATAATCAGGAGCCTGACCAGTGCTGGGAGTGCTATAGCTGTGTAAAGATATGCCCTCAGTCTGCCATAGAGGTAAGGGCATACCAGGATTTCGCCCCTATGGGGTCTTCCGTTATTCCGATGAGGGCTTCGGACTCCATAATGTGGACGGTTAAGTTCCGCAACGGAAAGATTAAAAGATTTAAATTTCCAATCAGGACCACCCCCGAAGGCGGCATCGACCCGTATCATGGGATACCGGAAGAAAATAAGGGGGATTTAAAAAGCGAACTTTTGTGCGATGAGCACGGAAAGACGCTTGCAGTGCCTCAGAAATAG
- the aprA gene encoding adenylyl-sulfate reductase subunit alpha codes for MTSADVLANYTIEEINTDLLIVGGGMVGCGAAFEVKKWAPKDMKITMVEKAAIERSGAVAMGLSAINTYLGTENTPEDYVKHVANDLMGIVREDLVYDVGRHVDSSVKLFEKFGLPIFKEDEEDTRTIEEGAKPMRAGRWQIMIHGESYKVLVAEAARKALGEENIYERVFIIQLLMDEKHENRVAGAIGFSLRDAKIYIFKAKAVIMACGGAVNVFRPRSQAEGMGRTWYAVWNAGSTYSMGYEAGAEMTTMENRFVPNRFKDGYGPVGAWFTLFKSRVLNAHGEDYMQKWGDMLKDYPPYGQAHVPATCLWNHVMLKDWLEGNGPFYMNTSGAMKKLFETLPEKRKKSLEADAWEDFLDMTVAQAGLWAAMDIDPQETNSEVMPTEPYFLGSHAGACGMWVSGPSDVSPKDWHWGYNRMTTVNGLFTGGDGVGASGHKFSSGSYTEGRLAAKSAVRFILDDSGYAPTVHTDNKTLAERIYAPMINYEKFKDYSTEPNVNPNYIRPRLYMFRLNKLMDEYVAGTSTFYRTSETNLLRGLDLLNRLKADAPKLAASNLHELMRAWENYHRSVVGELHLRHVLYRQETRYPGFYYRMDYPHLDEQNWKVFVNSKLNRKTGEPEIFKKPYVELVPKN; via the coding sequence ATGACAAGCGCAGATGTCTTAGCAAACTATACAATAGAAGAAATCAATACCGACCTTTTAATAGTCGGAGGCGGTATGGTGGGATGCGGCGCGGCATTCGAGGTTAAAAAATGGGCGCCGAAAGATATGAAAATAACCATGGTCGAAAAAGCTGCCATCGAAAGAAGCGGCGCCGTCGCAATGGGGCTTTCCGCGATCAATACTTATCTGGGAACGGAAAATACTCCGGAAGATTATGTCAAACATGTTGCAAACGACCTTATGGGCATAGTCAGGGAAGACCTCGTTTATGATGTAGGCAGACATGTGGATTCGTCGGTTAAACTATTCGAGAAATTCGGTCTTCCGATATTTAAAGAAGACGAAGAAGATACAAGAACTATCGAGGAGGGCGCAAAACCCATGAGGGCCGGTAGATGGCAGATAATGATTCATGGGGAATCTTACAAGGTTCTGGTTGCGGAAGCGGCGAGAAAAGCCCTTGGCGAAGAAAACATTTACGAAAGAGTTTTTATAATCCAGCTTCTTATGGACGAAAAGCATGAAAACAGGGTTGCCGGAGCAATCGGTTTCAGCTTAAGGGATGCGAAGATTTATATATTCAAGGCAAAAGCCGTAATAATGGCATGCGGCGGAGCGGTTAATGTTTTCAGACCGAGATCTCAGGCCGAGGGTATGGGAAGAACATGGTACGCGGTATGGAACGCAGGTTCAACCTACTCTATGGGATATGAGGCGGGAGCCGAAATGACGACCATGGAAAACAGGTTCGTTCCCAACAGGTTTAAAGACGGTTACGGTCCTGTCGGCGCTTGGTTTACTCTGTTTAAATCCAGAGTTTTAAACGCCCACGGCGAAGATTATATGCAAAAGTGGGGAGATATGCTGAAAGATTATCCTCCGTATGGGCAAGCTCATGTTCCCGCTACCTGCCTCTGGAATCATGTTATGTTAAAAGATTGGCTCGAAGGCAATGGTCCATTTTATATGAATACCTCGGGCGCAATGAAAAAACTTTTTGAAACACTGCCTGAAAAGAGGAAAAAATCGCTCGAAGCAGACGCATGGGAAGACTTCCTAGATATGACGGTTGCTCAGGCTGGACTTTGGGCAGCAATGGATATAGATCCTCAAGAGACAAATTCAGAGGTTATGCCGACCGAGCCGTATTTCCTTGGCTCGCACGCGGGAGCTTGCGGGATGTGGGTTAGCGGTCCTTCGGATGTTTCGCCTAAAGATTGGCACTGGGGTTATAATCGTATGACAACCGTTAACGGGCTGTTTACCGGCGGCGACGGGGTCGGAGCTTCGGGACATAAGTTTTCATCCGGTTCTTATACCGAGGGAAGATTGGCTGCCAAATCCGCCGTCAGGTTTATATTAGACGATTCCGGTTATGCGCCCACCGTCCACACGGATAACAAGACCCTTGCCGAAAGAATATATGCTCCGATGATCAATTACGAGAAATTCAAGGATTATTCCACAGAGCCGAATGTTAATCCAAACTATATAAGGCCAAGGCTTTATATGTTCAGATTAAATAAACTTATGGATGAATATGTTGCCGGTACTTCGACATTTTACAGAACGAGCGAGACAAACCTTTTAAGGGGATTAGACCTTTTAAACAGGCTTAAAGCCGATGCTCCGAAACTTGCCGCTTCTAATTTGCATGAGTTAATGAGGGCATGGGAAAACTATCACAGGTCTGTTGTCGGAGAACTCCATTTAAGACATGTTTTATATAGACAGGAGACAAGATACCCTGGATTCTATTACAGAATGGACTACCCGCACTTAGACGAACAAAACTGGAAGGTGTTTGTTAATTCAAAACTCAACAGGAAAACAGGGGAACCCGAAATATTTAAAAAGCCTTATGTCGAATTAGTTCCAAAGAATTAA
- the dsrH gene encoding sulfurtransferase complex subunit TusB, translating to MLHIVKKSPYESSALNNAINYIRQGDIMLLTEDGVYAAKKGGKFSNLINEVLQKNHVYCLLADAKARGILESEVIENVKLLDYNGFVEKVVEHNPMTWA from the coding sequence ATGCTTCATATAGTTAAAAAGTCGCCTTACGAGTCGTCTGCTTTAAATAATGCCATAAATTATATTCGCCAGGGCGATATAATGCTGTTGACGGAAGACGGCGTATATGCCGCTAAAAAAGGCGGCAAATTTAGTAATTTAATAAACGAGGTACTGCAAAAAAATCATGTTTATTGCCTTCTGGCAGATGCAAAGGCAAGGGGAATCCTTGAGTCCGAGGTAATAGAAAATGTTAAATTGCTGGATTATAACGGTTTCGTGGAAAAGGTTGTAGAGCATAATCCTATGACATGGGCATAG
- a CDS encoding hydrogenase iron-sulfur subunit, whose product MDNNLGIYICSGCDIGKNLNVERLVNTAKDSSKPVVCVSHEFLCGPEGVNLIKNDISEKKINKLVIAACSMRAKQDVFNFDPLSIHTERVNLREHVIWISLPNDNNTQLLAEDYVNMGASRAKKAAFPEPLIQDLNKTVLVVGGGVTGLNAAINSAKAGYDVVLVEKKSNLGGFPYSKYKKWETNPPFDKNIWIKEGLDGLINTVENSKKIKIYKNSKIKSVSGAPGKFSIEIEPEAGDSKAEVINETIGSIVVATGWKPYDAKKLDYLGYGLTSDILTNIELEELYSELSENGTTESFAVKRKSNGKAVKSIAFIQCAGSRDENHLPYCSTVCCMSSLKEAALIRKNNPNANVYIIYKDMRTPGEYENFYRKMQNDEGIFMVKGIVYGVSYDEGNNIINVKVKDTLFGGDMDLNVEMVVLASGMVPNSGETILNQDIKLEVNASAGTVTAGAEAASCAAVNSGASAQINKSGILNLAYRQGKEMPELAYGFPDSNFICFPYESRRTGIYPAGSVRMPLDTVFSVDDAKGAVLKAVQCIRQTSKGKAVHPRSNDMTYPFFDLPRCTQCKRCTEECPFGAIDEDEKGTPKPNPERCRRCGVCMGACPVRIISFKNYSPDIIGSMIKSLYVPEDPTDENYRILVFACENDAYPALDILGLNKINLSSNIRVVPVRCLGSINNVWYADALSKGIDGILLLGCKFGDDYQCHFVKGSELASYRMVNLKETLTRLVLEEERVRQVQLEYTDYMKLPEIVEDFVNKVKSLGPNPYKGF is encoded by the coding sequence ATGGATAATAATTTAGGGATTTATATATGTTCCGGCTGCGATATAGGGAAAAATCTTAATGTGGAAAGGTTAGTCAATACAGCAAAGGATTCGAGTAAGCCAGTTGTATGCGTAAGCCATGAATTTCTTTGCGGACCGGAAGGCGTAAATCTTATAAAAAACGATATTTCGGAAAAAAAGATAAATAAATTGGTAATAGCCGCCTGTTCGATGCGCGCCAAGCAGGACGTATTTAATTTTGACCCGCTTTCTATTCATACCGAAAGAGTCAACCTCAGAGAGCATGTAATCTGGATTAGTCTGCCAAACGACAATAATACGCAGCTTCTTGCCGAAGATTATGTAAATATGGGCGCTTCGAGAGCTAAAAAAGCTGCCTTTCCTGAACCTCTTATTCAGGATTTAAATAAAACCGTTCTTGTGGTAGGAGGAGGCGTCACAGGTCTTAACGCGGCGATAAATTCGGCAAAAGCCGGCTATGACGTTGTTTTAGTCGAGAAAAAATCTAATTTAGGCGGGTTTCCGTATTCAAAATATAAAAAATGGGAAACTAATCCCCCCTTCGATAAAAACATCTGGATAAAAGAGGGACTTGACGGACTTATAAATACCGTCGAAAATTCAAAAAAAATTAAAATCTATAAAAATTCTAAAATAAAGTCCGTATCGGGCGCTCCAGGAAAATTTAGCATTGAGATAGAGCCGGAGGCTGGAGATAGTAAAGCTGAAGTTATAAACGAAACTATAGGCTCTATCGTCGTAGCGACGGGCTGGAAACCTTACGATGCAAAAAAACTCGATTACTTAGGATACGGTTTGACCTCTGATATATTAACTAACATTGAACTTGAGGAGTTGTATTCCGAACTTTCCGAAAACGGCACAACGGAAAGTTTTGCCGTAAAAAGAAAATCCAACGGGAAGGCGGTTAAATCTATCGCATTTATCCAGTGCGCGGGTTCAAGGGACGAAAACCATCTGCCTTACTGTTCAACAGTATGCTGTATGTCATCGCTTAAAGAAGCGGCTTTAATCAGAAAAAATAATCCAAACGCAAATGTTTATATAATATATAAAGATATGAGAACTCCCGGAGAATATGAGAATTTTTATAGAAAAATGCAGAACGACGAAGGTATTTTTATGGTTAAAGGCATTGTTTACGGCGTTTCTTACGACGAAGGGAATAATATTATCAATGTAAAAGTTAAAGATACCCTATTCGGCGGGGATATGGATTTAAATGTCGAGATGGTCGTGCTTGCGTCCGGAATGGTTCCTAATTCCGGCGAAACCATACTGAATCAGGATATAAAATTAGAGGTAAACGCATCGGCAGGGACGGTAACGGCAGGAGCCGAAGCGGCTTCTTGTGCGGCGGTAAATTCCGGCGCATCTGCTCAGATAAATAAAAGCGGAATATTGAATCTTGCATACAGGCAGGGAAAAGAAATGCCGGAACTGGCTTACGGGTTTCCGGATTCTAATTTTATATGTTTTCCTTACGAATCGAGAAGGACGGGAATATATCCTGCTGGTTCCGTCAGGATGCCTCTTGACACCGTTTTTTCGGTGGACGATGCAAAAGGGGCCGTTTTAAAAGCGGTGCAGTGTATTAGACAGACTTCTAAAGGCAAGGCGGTTCATCCCCGTTCGAACGATATGACATATCCGTTTTTCGACCTTCCGAGGTGCACCCAGTGTAAAAGATGCACGGAGGAATGTCCTTTCGGCGCAATAGACGAGGATGAAAAAGGAACGCCGAAACCTAATCCCGAAAGGTGCAGAAGGTGCGGCGTCTGTATGGGCGCATGTCCTGTAAGAATTATATCTTTCAAAAACTATTCGCCTGATATTATTGGCTCGATGATAAAAAGCTTATATGTTCCGGAAGACCCTACGGATGAGAATTACAGAATACTAGTATTCGCATGTGAAAACGACGCGTATCCGGCGCTTGATATATTAGGGCTTAATAAAATAAATTTATCTTCTAATATCAGAGTTGTGCCTGTAAGATGTCTGGGATCTATCAACAATGTCTGGTATGCCGATGCCCTTTCTAAGGGTATTGACGGAATACTTTTGTTAGGGTGTAAATTCGGCGACGATTACCAGTGTCATTTCGTAAAGGGTTCGGAGCTTGCATCGTATAGAATGGTAAATCTTAAAGAAACTCTTACAAGGCTGGTTCTTGAGGAAGAAAGAGTCAGACAGGTTCAGCTAGAATATACAGACTATATGAAATTGCCTGAAATAGTGGAAGATTTCGTTAATAAAGTTAAATCGCTTGGGCCAAATCCATATAAAGGTTTTTAA
- a CDS encoding sodium-translocating pyrophosphatase — protein MIFGIIAGLIAVIYSISVTIWALKHDEGSEKMKQIAKAIQEGATAFLNRQYRTVAIVGIIIFVLIFVGGIWIPQFGILTASGFLLGAILSALAGYLGMFNAVRANIRTAQIAHKGVKPALKFAFKGGSVTGLMVLGLGVLGISVFMLIGHSIGGLGGVINSLIGFAFGCSLISVFARLGGGIYTKAADVGADLVGKVEAGIPEDDPRNPAVIADQVGDNVGDCAGMAADVFETFSVTIIASILLAYSVFRGHGYGESALMKAILYPLLLGGIAVFTSIIGVFFVSAPTKEKIMQGLYKGLFATGIISAIVYYFFTMYFMKGVGDYSAIDYYYSALVGLVLTGLIIVITDYFTSTSFSPVKSIAKASTTGHGTNIIAGLAVGQMSTALPVIAIAFGILLSYHFAGFYGVAIAASSMLSMAGMVIAVDSFGPITDNAGGIAEMSELPEDVRETTDALDAVGNTTKAVTKGYAIGSAALAAIVLFGEYSDLIKVGIPDISFSIAQPKVLIGLFLGAMLPYIFASLAMKSVGKAAGDIVVEVRRQFKEIPGIMEGTGKPEYGKCVDIVTKSSLREMILPAFIPIAGPIVFGLTMGPQVLGGILLGTIISGLFVAISMTSGGAAWDNAKKLIEKGFEYNGQTYRKGSEAHKAAVTGDTVGDPYKDTAGPAINPMIKVVNIFTILIIPIVLILWH, from the coding sequence ATGATTTTTGGAATCATTGCCGGTCTTATCGCCGTTATCTACAGCATATCGGTAACGATATGGGCGTTGAAGCATGATGAAGGTTCCGAGAAAATGAAGCAGATTGCAAAAGCTATCCAGGAGGGCGCAACGGCTTTTCTTAACAGGCAGTACAGAACCGTTGCTATCGTCGGAATTATTATTTTTGTCTTAATTTTTGTCGGCGGAATCTGGATACCGCAGTTTGGAATTCTAACGGCATCCGGTTTTTTACTCGGGGCAATTTTATCGGCTCTTGCCGGTTATCTCGGAATGTTTAACGCCGTAAGGGCAAATATTAGAACGGCTCAGATAGCCCACAAAGGAGTCAAACCAGCTTTAAAGTTTGCATTTAAAGGCGGTTCGGTCACCGGTTTAATGGTTCTCGGTCTCGGTGTTCTGGGTATATCGGTCTTTATGCTTATCGGTCATTCGATAGGCGGTCTTGGCGGAGTAATAAATTCGTTAATAGGCTTTGCTTTCGGGTGCAGTCTTATATCGGTTTTTGCAAGGCTCGGCGGCGGTATTTATACTAAAGCCGCAGACGTCGGAGCGGACTTAGTCGGAAAAGTCGAAGCTGGTATTCCCGAAGACGACCCAAGGAACCCTGCAGTTATAGCAGACCAGGTCGGAGACAACGTAGGCGACTGTGCAGGTATGGCGGCTGACGTATTCGAAACTTTTTCGGTGACGATAATAGCTTCTATTTTATTAGCTTATTCCGTTTTTAGAGGACACGGTTACGGCGAAAGCGCATTAATGAAGGCGATACTTTATCCGCTTTTGCTTGGCGGTATAGCCGTATTTACTTCTATAATAGGCGTTTTTTTCGTAAGCGCTCCCACAAAAGAAAAGATTATGCAGGGTTTATATAAAGGATTATTTGCAACCGGAATAATTTCCGCTATAGTATATTATTTTTTCACGATGTATTTTATGAAAGGCGTCGGCGATTATTCGGCAATAGATTATTATTATTCGGCATTGGTAGGCTTAGTATTAACAGGGCTTATCATCGTCATTACCGACTATTTTACTTCGACTAGCTTTTCGCCGGTAAAATCTATAGCTAAGGCTTCTACTACCGGTCACGGAACAAATATTATCGCAGGGCTTGCCGTAGGACAGATGTCAACCGCCCTTCCTGTTATCGCAATCGCTTTCGGCATTTTGCTTTCTTATCATTTCGCAGGGTTTTACGGCGTTGCGATTGCCGCTTCCAGTATGCTCTCGATGGCAGGCATGGTAATAGCGGTCGATTCGTTCGGACCTATTACCGATAATGCTGGGGGTATCGCCGAAATGAGCGAACTTCCGGAAGACGTCAGGGAAACCACCGATGCGCTTGATGCGGTAGGCAATACGACCAAAGCCGTAACGAAAGGATACGCTATCGGCTCGGCGGCTCTTGCCGCAATAGTTCTTTTCGGAGAATATTCCGATTTGATTAAAGTCGGCATTCCGGATATATCGTTTTCCATAGCTCAGCCCAAAGTTTTAATAGGGCTTTTCTTAGGCGCAATGCTTCCGTACATTTTTGCTTCCCTTGCAATGAAATCCGTAGGTAAAGCCGCTGGAGATATAGTAGTAGAGGTCAGAAGACAGTTTAAAGAGATTCCCGGCATTATGGAAGGCACCGGCAAGCCGGAATACGGCAAATGCGTCGATATAGTTACCAAGTCTTCGCTTAGAGAAATGATATTGCCGGCGTTCATACCTATCGCAGGCCCGATAGTTTTCGGTCTTACGATGGGACCGCAGGTTCTCGGCGGAATTTTATTGGGAACTATCATATCGGGGCTTTTTGTCGCTATCTCTATGACGAGCGGCGGTGCGGCATGGGATAACGCAAAAAAATTAATAGAAAAAGGATTTGAATATAACGGGCAAACATACCGCAAAGGCAGTGAAGCTCATAAGGCTGCCGTAACCGGCGATACTGTCGGCGACCCCTATAAAGATACGGCTGGGCCGGCTATTAACCCTATGATAAAGGTCGTAAACATCTTTACCATCTTAATAATCCCGATAGTTTTAATTTTATGGCATTAA
- a CDS encoding 4Fe-4S dicluster domain-containing protein, giving the protein MKNTVIKTDNELVEYINEVGESNFKKCFQCGTCSAVCPLSTEDRPFPRKEMILAGWGMKEQLVSDLDPWLCYYCGECSKNCPRKAEPGELMMSLRRFLISAYDWTGISKILYKSKYAEYIAILIVALGVLIEWAVLFGLHPAAGATLEQAVSPDKIDYFFDWPITVFLGVMLTSFIYNMFRKTVLSDRGVKIPLKLYFTEGWSLMFNFFTQYRYAKCDDSEESSSKKLATGKYNFWLTHLFLMISYVVLFVGIVFFLDWFQAENSLPYLHIILFDYFASIGLIFGTVYFVIKRLTKKIERSKFSHHTDWMFVILLFLTGVSGIILRAAIVYNFPVSSIFYIYIVHLMILFPMLVIEVPFSKWSHLAYRPVAIYFANLKEKAKSLNNVEIS; this is encoded by the coding sequence TTGAAAAATACCGTAATAAAAACTGACAACGAGTTAGTTGAATATATAAACGAAGTTGGTGAAAGCAATTTCAAAAAATGTTTCCAGTGCGGAACATGCTCGGCGGTTTGCCCATTATCGACGGAAGACAGACCGTTTCCTAGAAAGGAAATGATACTTGCGGGATGGGGAATGAAAGAGCAGTTAGTAAGCGACTTAGACCCTTGGCTATGTTATTACTGCGGAGAATGTTCCAAAAACTGCCCGAGAAAAGCCGAGCCAGGAGAATTAATGATGTCCCTTCGCCGGTTCTTAATAAGCGCATATGACTGGACGGGGATATCAAAAATTTTATACAAATCTAAATATGCGGAATATATTGCGATATTGATAGTCGCTCTGGGGGTTTTAATAGAATGGGCTGTGCTTTTCGGGTTACATCCCGCGGCAGGCGCTACTCTGGAACAGGCGGTATCTCCCGATAAAATCGATTATTTTTTTGACTGGCCGATTACGGTATTTCTGGGAGTAATGCTGACGTCTTTTATTTATAATATGTTCAGAAAAACGGTTTTAAGCGATAGGGGCGTAAAAATTCCTCTAAAACTTTATTTTACCGAAGGCTGGTCGTTAATGTTCAATTTTTTTACACAATACAGATATGCAAAATGCGACGATTCAGAGGAATCTTCTTCTAAAAAACTTGCGACCGGAAAATACAATTTCTGGCTGACGCATCTTTTTCTTATGATTAGTTATGTGGTACTGTTTGTCGGCATAGTGTTCTTTTTGGACTGGTTTCAGGCTGAAAACAGCCTTCCGTATCTCCACATAATTTTATTCGATTATTTTGCCAGCATAGGACTTATATTCGGTACCGTTTATTTTGTAATTAAGAGGCTTACCAAGAAAATAGAAAGGAGCAAATTCTCTCATCATACCGACTGGATGTTCGTAATCTTGTTATTTTTAACCGGCGTCAGCGGAATAATACTGCGCGCCGCCATAGTATATAATTTCCCGGTTTCTTCGATATTTTATATATATATAGTTCATCTGATGATTTTATTTCCCATGTTAGTCATAGAGGTCCCTTTTTCCAAATGGTCGCATTTGGCATACAGACCAGTCGCAATTTATTTTGCAAATTTAAAAGAAAAAGCTAAAAGCCTTAATAACGTTGAAATTAGTTAA
- the sat gene encoding sulfate adenylyltransferase, with protein sequence MALVNPHGKEKRLMPLLLSGHELKEAKEYAKTLKKLPMTSRETSDLIMMGIGAFTPLEGFMGKNDWKGVVDNFTMQDGTFWPIPITLSSTKEMADEINIGEDVALFDFETSEIIGIITVSEKYSIDKAHECQKIFRTTDMEHPGVQKVMAQGDINIAGKVKVLSESSYPVEFKEIYMRPAEVRKIFEEKGWSTVAAFQTRNPMHRSHEYLAKVAIETTDGVLIHQLVGKLKPGDIPASVRAVAINTLIDNYFVKNTIVQAGYPMEMRYAGPREALLHAVFRQNYGCSHLIVGRDHAGVGDYYGPFDAHKIFDEIPKNALELKPLKMDLTFYCHKCDGMASTRTCPHSKEDRLTLSGTMLRKLLSEGQEVPEHFSRPEVLKILQKYYASLAKEDKVEVKLHKAAKGEI encoded by the coding sequence ATGGCATTGGTGAATCCCCACGGAAAAGAAAAGAGACTCATGCCCTTACTTTTATCGGGACATGAGCTTAAAGAAGCAAAAGAGTATGCTAAAACCCTCAAAAAACTACCTATGACATCAAGAGAAACATCGGATTTGATAATGATGGGCATAGGCGCCTTCACGCCTTTGGAAGGATTTATGGGCAAAAATGACTGGAAGGGCGTTGTCGATAATTTTACGATGCAGGACGGAACATTTTGGCCTATACCTATAACTCTTTCATCCACTAAAGAAATGGCCGACGAAATTAATATCGGGGAAGATGTAGCATTGTTTGATTTTGAAACCTCGGAAATTATAGGGATAATTACCGTCAGCGAAAAATATTCCATAGACAAGGCGCACGAATGCCAAAAAATATTTAGAACAACGGATATGGAGCATCCCGGCGTTCAGAAAGTCATGGCGCAGGGCGATATTAATATTGCCGGCAAAGTTAAGGTTTTGAGCGAAAGTTCTTATCCTGTAGAGTTCAAAGAAATTTATATGCGCCCCGCAGAGGTAAGGAAAATATTCGAAGAAAAAGGCTGGAGCACGGTTGCCGCTTTCCAGACAAGGAACCCTATGCATCGCTCTCACGAATATCTTGCAAAGGTTGCGATAGAAACTACGGACGGTGTTCTGATTCACCAGCTTGTCGGCAAATTAAAACCCGGCGATATTCCCGCCAGTGTCAGAGCGGTTGCCATTAACACATTAATAGATAATTATTTTGTTAAAAATACTATTGTTCAGGCAGGTTATCCTATGGAGATGAGATATGCGGGACCGAGGGAAGCGCTGCTTCATGCCGTTTTTAGACAAAATTACGGCTGTTCGCACCTCATCGTAGGAAGAGACCATGCCGGCGTCGGCGACTATTACGGGCCGTTCGACGCGCATAAGATATTCGACGAAATTCCTAAAAATGCACTTGAATTAAAACCTTTAAAAATGGACCTGACATTTTACTGCCATAAGTGCGACGGTATGGCATCTACCAGAACATGCCCGCATTCAAAGGAAGACAGGCTTACTTTAAGCGGGACGATGCTCAGAAAGCTGTTGTCCGAAGGACAGGAAGTACCCGAACATTTTTCTAGACCTGAGGTTTTAAAAATATTACAGAAGTATTATGCTTCCCTTGCAAAAGAAGATAAGGTTGAGGTTAAACTGCACAAGGCTGCAAAGGGCGAAATATAA